In a genomic window of Amphiprion ocellaris isolate individual 3 ecotype Okinawa chromosome 13, ASM2253959v1, whole genome shotgun sequence:
- the f8 gene encoding coagulation factor VIII, translating to MERTGAITATLVLLLPLICCSGGETQKSAVREYYIAAVEIGWDYIYLDETDPASDQRWRSKGIPQKYVKAVYREYTDSTYSVPRPRPAWTGIQGPMIVAQAGDRVVVHFKNLASQPYSISPVGITYWKQSEGAGYDDSTAGREKEDDAISPGGYYEYVWDINYKDSPTPSDPDCLTYSYSSQVDTVRDVNSGLIGALLICKPSAFTDGQRKYPAYVLLFAVFDETKSWYGEVGERQSREKFKRTDGRKEYHTINGYVNSTLPGLTVCQGRSPVFWHMIGVGTSPEIHSIQFQDHSLQVLSHRKVTVEVTPMTFITAEMRATSVGRFPISCQINSHHHDGMNAVFNVEKCPEPVTPPVPDLRNVKHNYDDYYDDLFNFQTKKPQVQVRASRGQQSKTWVHYIAAEEVTWDYAPHLEPTDSNLQSRYLPAVPHHLDYKYKKVVYVEYTDGSFTQRKNPDNTLLGPILKGKVNDQLHIIFRNLASRPFNIFPNGLTKIIPLQKTTNAAEQDLRSMGVPPNGTFGYIWSLTTDDGPLEEDPPCLTQLYQSTVSLEKDLASGLVGTLLICKSDTIDIRGNLLGADKKFSLVFAVFDENRSWYFDENMQQSNQKSFNITDPEFYNSNVIYSVNGIMFSQRRFVMCQTDVPFWHVANVGAQSDFLSVYFTGNLFQYQGSYQSVVTLFPMTAVTVPMETELIGEWEISAFDGSLKSRGMSIRYTVRPCNNEGLPLADHDDDDDDISDYIDDLDFGPRGFRPQNRTMLVRVCNSTQSVNTSGQNDTQTEGTGEACQLRKVTVTSVEEGKSPLEEGIPQDILDDIEKDDELTAPQNQTEPLENRGGRLRRQTDGNWTNGDISSGAFEDAGTTITTVVEVTENIADSEAEVKSEVMNEMPSEKNATTVGLEESNEILLDSEPLLSEEVSIVELSNLEDMDQNLVPQNNVKIEHEKLTDDPMALKPNFTATNTNTTRMDLSLEYDDYNQEMNSTSEIFGTDSIDPRSGGGPHGHFYYIAAEEITWDYGIRKPHQLIKPREMRRGMRKFLPEYKKVVFRAYEDAHFLKPVNRGELEEHLGIMGPFIRTEIDDVLTVIFKNKAQRPYSFHLHGVYDRSQGAGIAQTSSSSAPPGVPGEPVPPGEARTYNWKVTRKQGPTDPKFDCKTGAYYSTVDKERDLHSGLIGPLVICKSGKLKTNQNAQQDLREFSLLFHTFDETKSWYLEENLQRYCAPPCQVNTEDPWYHTSNMFAAINGYVAETLPGLRVAQRQLVRWHLLNVGSDREYHAVHFHGLPFTVHAQQEHRMGVYSLFPGVFGTVEMSPPTVGTWLVECSIGDHQLAGMRAKLMVYNPGCVMPLGMKSGWIEDSQITASDHINSWEPRLARLDQSGYINAWMGRNNKSWIQVDLQRPTLLHGLLTQGVRSKLRDHYITFFTVSYSLDQESWTTYVGNNTRQTSRFHGNTDSSRVKENRFFPPLVARYIRIHPYRFVQRPALRLELLGCDLNSCSFPLGLQRQINDTRFKASSHYSSLLQSWKPSLARLHLKGRANAWRPKNNNPHEWLQVDLEKVRRITGVITQGARSLLTQMMVTEFSVTVSPDGQSWSSVLEENSQREKIFNGNNDPDEEALSVFDPPLFGRFLRIHPRGWINDIALRLEVLGCDTQQGI from the exons ATGGAGCGGACAGGTGCGATCACAGCGACTCTGGTGCTTCTGCTGCCACTGATCTGCTGCTCAGGAGGGGAAACTCAGAAATCTGCTGTCAGAGAATATTATATAGCAGCTGTAGAGATCGGCTGGGACTACATCTACCTGGATGAAACTGACCCAGCGTCCGACCAAAG atggaGATCCAAAGGCATTCCTCAAAAATACGTCAAGGCAGTTTACAGGGAATATACAGACTCCACATACAGTGTCCCCAGGCCAAGACCAGCTTGGACAG GTATTCAAGGCCCGATGATCGTTGCCCAGGCTGGTGATAGAGTGGTGGTCCACTTCAAGAACCTGGCCTCTCAGCCCTACAGCATCAGCCCCGTAGGAATCACCTACTGGAAACAGTCAGAAG GAGCCGGTTATGATGACTCCACTGCAGGCCGGGAGAAGGAGGATGATGCCATCTCTCCTGGAGGATATTACGAGTACGTTTGGGACATCAACTATAAAGACAGTCCCACCCCCAGTGACCCCGACTGTCTCACGTACTCATACTCGTCCCAGGTGGATACAGTCAGAGACGTCAACTCGGGACTCATCGGTGCCCTGCTCATCTGTAAACCAA GTGCCTTCACAGATGGGCAGAGGAAATATCCGGCGTACGTCCTGCTGTTTGCAGTGTTCGATGAGACAAAGAGCTGGTATGGAGAGGTAGGCGAGAGGCAGAGCAGGGAGAAGTTCAAGAGGACTGATGGCAGGAAGGAATACCACACCATCAATGGATATGTCAACTCTACGTTACCTG gtttgACAGTGTGTCAGGGCCGCAGTCCTGTGTTTTGGCACATGATTGGGGTGGGCACATCTCCAGAAATCCACTCCATTCAGTTTCAAGACCACTCTTTGCAG gtaTTGAGCCATCGTAAAGTGACAGTGGAGGTGACCCCTATGACCTTCATCACTGCGGAAATGAGAGCCACCTCAGTAGGACGCTTTCCCatcagctgtcagataaattcTCATCATCATG ATGGCATGAACGCAGTGTTCAATGTGGAGAAATGCCCTGAGCCTGTCACTCCGCCGGTGCCTGACCTGCGTAATGTCAAACACAATTATGACGACTACTATGATGATTTGTTCAACTTTCAAACCAAGAAGCCACAAGTTCAAGTCAGAGCGAGCAGAGGACAACAGTCCAAAACCTGGGTGCATTACATCGCTGCTGAAGAGGTCACCTGGGACTATGCTCCTCATCTGGAACCCACAGACAG CAATTTGCAGTCCAGATATCTGCCTGCTGTTCCCCATCACCTCGACTACAAGTATAAAAAGGTTGTGTATGTGGAGTACACAGACGGATCTTTTACTCAGAGGAAAAATCCTGACAACACACTGCTGGGTCCAATTCTGAAAGGAAAAGTTAATGATCAGTTGCAT ATCATTTTTAGAAACCTGGCCAGTCGTCCTTTCAATATCTTCCCCAATGGACTCACCAAGATCATTCCACTGCAGAAGACCACGAATG CTGCAGAGCAGGACTTGCGCTCAATGGGAGTTCCACCTAACGGGACGTTTGGCTACATTTGGTCGCTAACAACAGATGACGGGCCGTTGGAGGAAGATCCTCCATGTCTGACCCAATTGTATCAGAGCACTGTGTCCCTGGAGAAGGACTTGGCCTCTGGACTGGTGGGCACACTGCTCATCTGCAAGTCTGACACCATCGATATCAGAGGAAACCTG TTGGGAGCAGACAAGAAGTTCAGCCTTGTATTTGCTGTGTTTGATGAGAACAGAAGTTGGTACTTTGACGAAAACATGCAGCAGTCCAACCAAAAGTCCTTCAACATCACTGACCCTGAATTCTATAACTCAAATGTCATTTACA GTGTAAATGGCATCATGTTCAGTCAGCGTCGGTTTGTGATGTGTCAGACTGATGTCCCCTTTTGGCATGTAGCCAACGTGGGGGCCCAAAGTGATTTCCTCTCTGTCTACTTCACCGGAAACCTATTTCAGTACCAAGGCAGCTACCAGTCTGTCGTCACCCTCTTCCCAATGACTGCTGTGACTGTTCCCATGGAGACCGAGCTGATTG GTGAGTGGGAGATCAGTGCTTTTGACGGCAGCCTCAAGAGCCGAGGAATGAGCATCCGCTACACCGTTCGTCCCTGCAACAATGAAGGTCTCCCTTTAGCTGATCacgatgatgacgatgatgatatCTCCGACTATATTGATGACTTGGATTTTGGGCCAAGAGGCTTCAGACCTCAAAATCGTACAATGTTGGTTCGAGTGTGCAACAGTACTCAGTCAGTAAACACTTCTGGTCAAAATGACACTCAAACTGAGGGGACTGGGGAAGCATGTCAGCTAAGGAAAGTTACAGTAACATCAGTGGAAGAGGGGAAGTCTCCGTTAGAGGAAGGAATCCCTCAGGATATCTTGGATGACATAGAGAAAGATGATGAGTTGACAGCTCCTCAGAATCAGACAGAACCCTTGGAAAACAGAGGCGGTAGACtgagaagacagacagatggaaacTGGACAAATGGAGATATAAGTTCTGGAGCTTTTGAAGATGCAGGAACTACAATAACGACTGTAGTAGAAGTCACGGAAAATATTGCTGACAGTGAGGCTGAAGTGAAGAGTGAGGTAATGAATGAAATGCCAAGTGAAAAGAATGCAACTACAGTAGGACTTGAAGAGAGCAACGAGATCTTACTGGACAGTGAACCACTGCTGAGTGAGGAGGTCTCAATTGTAGAATTAAGCAATTTAGAAGACATGGATCAAAACTTAGTACCACAAAACAACGTTAAGATTGAACATGAGAAGCTTACAGATGATCCGATGGCTCTGAAACCCAACTTCACTGCTACCAACACCAACACAACAAGGATGGATCTGTCTCTCGAGTATGATGACTACAATCAGGAG atGAACAGCACATCAGAAATATTCGGCACTGATTCCATTGACCCTCGCTCTGGAGGCGGCCCCCATGGCCACTTTTACTACATTGCAGCAGAGGAGATCACCTGGGACTATGGCATCAGAAAACCACATCAGCTCATTAAACCCAG AGAGATGCGTCGAGGGATGAGGAAGTTCCTGCCAGAGTACAAAAAGGTGGTGTTTCGAGCCTACGAAGATGCACACTTCCTGAAACCTGTCAACAGAGGAGAGCTTGAGGAACACCTGGGGATTATGGGACCCTTCATCAGAACCGAGATTGATGATGTGCTCACT GTGATATTTAAGAACAAAGCACAGAGACCTTACTCTTTTCACCTTCACGGAGTCTATGACCGCAGTCAGGGGGCCGGCATTGCCCAAACCAGTTCTTCCTCTGCTCCACCAGGAGTACCAGGAGAACCTGTACCTCCTGGGGAAGCCCGGACATATAATTGGAAAGTCACCCGAAAACAAGGACCCACTGACCCCAAATTTGATTGCAAGACCGGAGCTTACTACTCCACTGTGGACAAG GAGAGAGACCTTCACTCCGGTCTGATCGGTCCACTGGTGATCTGTAAGTCTGGTAAACTCAAGACTAATCAGAACGCACAGCAAGACCTTCGGGAGTTTTCCCTTCTGTTCCACACCTTTGATGAAACTAAAAGCTGGTACCTGGAGGAAAACCTGCAGCGTTACTGTGCCCCACCGTGCCAGGTCAACACAGAGGACCCCTGGTATCACACCAGCAATATGTTTGCAG CTATAAACGGCTATGTGGCGGAGACTCTCCCTGGTTTAAGGGTTGCTCAGCGCCAGCTTGTCAGGTGGCACCTCCTGAATGTAGGAAGCGACAGAGAGTACCACGCTGTGCACTTCCATGGCTTGCCTTTTACGGTTCACGCTCAACAGGAACATCGTATGGGCGTCTACAGCCTCTTTCCTG GAGTATTTGGCACAGTGGAGATGAGTCCCCCCACGGTTGGCACATGGCTGGTGGAATGTTCAATAGGAGACCACCAGCTGGCTGGCATGAGGGCTAAACTGATGGTCTATAATCCAG GGTGTGTCATGCCGCTGGGAATGAAATCAGGGTGGATCGAAGATTCCCAGATCACAGCATCAGATCATATAA ATAGCTGGGAGCCTCGGCTGGCGAGGCTGGATCAGTCCGGTTATATCAATGCCTGGATGGGCAGAAACAACAAGTCATGGATACAG GTTGACCTTCAGAGGCCCACGCTGCTGCATGGTCTGCTAACACAGGGAGTACGGTCTAAGCTGAGGGACCACTACATCACATTCTTCACTGTCTCCTACAGCCTGGACCAGGAGTCTTGGACCACTTACGTAGGAAATAACACCAGGCAAACCAGT CGCTTTCATGGCAACACGGACAGCTCCAGGGTGAAAGAAAACCGCTTCTTTCCGCCACTGGTGGCTCGCTACATCAGGATTCATCCATACCGATTTGTGCAGAGGCCTGCTCTACGACTGGAGCTGCTGGGTTGCGACCTCAACA GCTGCTCATTCCCTCTTGGACTCCAGAGACAGATTAATGACACCAGATTTAAGGCCTCCTCGCATTATTCATctctgctgcagagctggaagCCGAGCCTCGCCCGCCTCCATCTGAAAGGCCGTGCCAACGCCTGGAGGCCAAAG AACAACAACCCCCACGAGTGGCTGCAGGTTGACTTGGAGAAAGTCCGGCGCATCACAGGGGTCATCACCCAAGGAGCTCGATCACTGCTGACCCAAATGATGGTGACCGAGTTCTCAGTCACCGTCAGTCCTGATGGACAGTCGTGGAGCAGCGTGTTAGAGGAGAACTCCCAAAGAGAAAAG ATCTTTAACGGAAACAACGATCCAGATGAGGAAGCCCTCAGTGTTTTCGATCCTCCTCTGTTCGGCCGTTTCCTCCGAATCCACCCACGGGGTTGGATCAACGACATCGCCCTGCGGCTGGAGGTGCTCGGCTGCGACACTCAGCAGGGAATCTGA